In Bactrocera oleae isolate idBacOlea1 chromosome 3, idBacOlea1, whole genome shotgun sequence, a genomic segment contains:
- the Pp2A-29B gene encoding serine/threonine-protein phosphatase PP2A 65 kDa regulatory subunit isoform X4, with translation MAASDKSVDDSLYPIAVLIDELKNEDVQLRLNSIKKLSTIALALGEERTRSELIPFLTETIYDEDEVLLALADQLGNFTSLVGGPEYAMYLIPPLESLATVEETVVRDKAVESLRTVAAEHSAQDLEIHVVPTLQRLVSGDWFTSRTSACGLFSVCYPRVTQPVKAELRANFRKLCQDETPMVRRAAASKLGEFAKVVEIEYLKSDLIPNFVQLAQDDQDSVRLLAVEACVSIAQLLPQEDVEHLVLPTLRQCASDSSWRVRYMVAEKFVDLQKAVGPEITRVDLVPAFQYLLKDAEAEVRAAVATKVKDFCANLDKTNQVQIIMNSILPYVRDLVSDPNPHVKSALASVIMGLSPMLGAYNTVEHLLPLFLIQLKDECPEVRLNIISNLDCVNDVIGIQQLSQSLLPAIVELAEDSKWRVRLAIIEYMPALAGQLGQEFFDQKLRGLCMGWLNDHVYAIREAATLNMKKLVEQFGAQWAEQAIIPMILVMSRNKNYLHRMTCLFCLNMLAEVCGTDITTKLLLPTVLLLAADPVANVRFNVAKTLQKISPFLEASVIDSQVKPTLEKLNVDPDVDVKHFASEAIAGIAAA, from the exons ATGGCAGCAAGCGACAAATCTGTCGATGACTCCCTCTACCCGATCGCTGTATTAATCGATGAGTTGAAAAATGAGGATGTGCAG TTACGTTTGAACTCGATTAAAAAACTGTCGACAATTGCTCTTGCGCTGGGCGAAGAACGTACACGTTCTGAACTAATTCCGTTTTTGACCGAAACAATCTATGACGAAGATGAAGTACTTTTGGCACTGGCTGATCAACTCGGCAATTTTACAA gcTTGGTGGGTGGACCAGAATATGCCATGTATTTAATACCACCTTTGGAGAGTTTAGCAACAGTTGAAGAAACTGTGGTGCGTGACAAAGCTGTAGAATCATTGCGTACAGTGGCAGCAGAGCATAGTGCCCAAGATTTGGAAATACACGTTGTACCAACATTGCAACGTTTGGTCTCAGGTGATTGGTTCACTTCACGTACATCAGCCTGTGGACTCTTCTCTGTATGTTATCCAAGAGTTACTCAACCCGTAAAAGCAGAATTACGTGCAAACTTCCGTAAGTTGTGTCAAGACGAAACTCCGATGGTACGCAGAGCTGCAGCTAGCAAATTAGGAGAATTTGCAAAAGTCGTTGAAATTGAATATCTGAAATCAGATTTAATACCGAATTTTGTGCAATTAGCCCAAGATGATCAG GATTCTGTACGTTTGTTGGCCGTAGAAGCCTGTGTTAGCATTGCCCAATTGCTACCTCAAGAAGATGTTGAGCac TTAGTTCTACCGACTCTACGCCAATGTGCCAGCGATTCATCTTGGCGGGTTCGATATATGGTGGCAGAAAAGTTTGTAGATTTACAAAAGGCTGTTGGGCCAGAAATTACACGTGTTGACTTGGTGCCCGCTTTTCAG TATTTACTGAAGGATGCAGAAGCTGAAGTCCGTGCTGCAGTTGCTACAAAAGTTAAGGATTTCTGCGCTAATCTTGATAAAACCAACCAAGTCCAGATTATCATGAATTCAATATTGCCATATGTGCGCGATTTGGTGTCAGATCCCAATCCTCATGTAAAATCTGCTTTGGCGTCAGTTATTATGGGATTAAGTCCTATGTTGGGGGCGTACAACACTGTCGAGCATCTTTTGCCCTTATTCCTTATACAACTTAAAGATGAATGCCCAGAGGTtcgtttaaatataatatcCAACTTGGATTGTGTAAATGACGTCATCGGTATTCAACAACTGTCACAG TCGCTATTGCCAGCTATTGTTGAATTAGCTGAAGATTCAAAATGGCGAGTACGTTTGGCAATTATTGAATATATGCCCGCATTAGCCGGTCAATTAGGGCAAGAATTCTTCGATCAAAAGCTTCGTGGCTTATGTATGGGTTGGTTAAATGATCATGTGTACGCCATTCGAGAAGCAGCAACTTTGAATATGAAGAAGTTAGTTGAACAGTTTGGTGCCCAATGGGCTGAGCAAGCTATTATTCCTATGATCTTGGTTATGTCAcgtaataaaaactatttacacc GTATGACTTGTCTTTTTTGCTTAAATATGCTCGCTGAGGTTTGTGGAACAGATATCACAACCAAATTGTTGCTACCCACAGTACTTCTATTGGCAGCAGATCCAGTAGCCAATGTTCGATTTAATGTTGCAAAAACACTACAGAAAATTTCACCTTTCCTTGAAGCTAGTGTTATTGACTCACAGGTGAAACCCACACTTGAGAAGCTAAATGTCGATCCAGATGTCGACGTAAAACATTTTGCGTCAGAAGCGATTGCGGGTATCGCAGCAG CGTAA
- the Pp2A-29B gene encoding serine/threonine-protein phosphatase PP2A 65 kDa regulatory subunit isoform X3, whose translation MAASDKSVDDSLYPIAVLIDELKNEDVQLRLNSIKKLSTIALALGEERTRSELIPFLTETIYDEDEVLLALADQLGNFTSLVGGPEYAMYLIPPLESLATVEETVVRDKAVESLRTVAAEHSAQDLEIHVVPTLQRLVSGDWFTSRTSACGLFSVCYPRVTQPVKAELRANFRKLCQDETPMVRRAAASKLGEFAKVVEIEYLKSDLIPNFVQLAQDDQDSVRLLAVEACVSIAQLLPQEDVEHLVLPTLRQCASDSSWRVRYMVAEKFVDLQKAVGPEITRVDLVPAFQYLLKDAEAEVRAAVATKVKDFCANLDKTNQVQIIMNSILPYVRDLVSDPNPHVKSALASVIMGLSPMLGAYNTVEHLLPLFLIQLKDECPEVRLNIISNLDCVNDVIGIQQLSQSLLPAIVELAEDSKWRVRLAIIEYMPALAGQLGQEFFDQKLRGLCMGWLNDHVYAIREAATLNMKKLVEQFGAQWAEQAIIPMILVMSRNKNYLHRMTCLFCLNMLAEVCGTDITTKLLLPTVLLLAADPVANVRFNVAKTLQKISPFLEASVIDSQVKPTLEKLNVDPDVDVKHFASEAIAGIAAAEVKNGKE comes from the exons ATGGCAGCAAGCGACAAATCTGTCGATGACTCCCTCTACCCGATCGCTGTATTAATCGATGAGTTGAAAAATGAGGATGTGCAG TTACGTTTGAACTCGATTAAAAAACTGTCGACAATTGCTCTTGCGCTGGGCGAAGAACGTACACGTTCTGAACTAATTCCGTTTTTGACCGAAACAATCTATGACGAAGATGAAGTACTTTTGGCACTGGCTGATCAACTCGGCAATTTTACAA gcTTGGTGGGTGGACCAGAATATGCCATGTATTTAATACCACCTTTGGAGAGTTTAGCAACAGTTGAAGAAACTGTGGTGCGTGACAAAGCTGTAGAATCATTGCGTACAGTGGCAGCAGAGCATAGTGCCCAAGATTTGGAAATACACGTTGTACCAACATTGCAACGTTTGGTCTCAGGTGATTGGTTCACTTCACGTACATCAGCCTGTGGACTCTTCTCTGTATGTTATCCAAGAGTTACTCAACCCGTAAAAGCAGAATTACGTGCAAACTTCCGTAAGTTGTGTCAAGACGAAACTCCGATGGTACGCAGAGCTGCAGCTAGCAAATTAGGAGAATTTGCAAAAGTCGTTGAAATTGAATATCTGAAATCAGATTTAATACCGAATTTTGTGCAATTAGCCCAAGATGATCAG GATTCTGTACGTTTGTTGGCCGTAGAAGCCTGTGTTAGCATTGCCCAATTGCTACCTCAAGAAGATGTTGAGCac TTAGTTCTACCGACTCTACGCCAATGTGCCAGCGATTCATCTTGGCGGGTTCGATATATGGTGGCAGAAAAGTTTGTAGATTTACAAAAGGCTGTTGGGCCAGAAATTACACGTGTTGACTTGGTGCCCGCTTTTCAG TATTTACTGAAGGATGCAGAAGCTGAAGTCCGTGCTGCAGTTGCTACAAAAGTTAAGGATTTCTGCGCTAATCTTGATAAAACCAACCAAGTCCAGATTATCATGAATTCAATATTGCCATATGTGCGCGATTTGGTGTCAGATCCCAATCCTCATGTAAAATCTGCTTTGGCGTCAGTTATTATGGGATTAAGTCCTATGTTGGGGGCGTACAACACTGTCGAGCATCTTTTGCCCTTATTCCTTATACAACTTAAAGATGAATGCCCAGAGGTtcgtttaaatataatatcCAACTTGGATTGTGTAAATGACGTCATCGGTATTCAACAACTGTCACAG TCGCTATTGCCAGCTATTGTTGAATTAGCTGAAGATTCAAAATGGCGAGTACGTTTGGCAATTATTGAATATATGCCCGCATTAGCCGGTCAATTAGGGCAAGAATTCTTCGATCAAAAGCTTCGTGGCTTATGTATGGGTTGGTTAAATGATCATGTGTACGCCATTCGAGAAGCAGCAACTTTGAATATGAAGAAGTTAGTTGAACAGTTTGGTGCCCAATGGGCTGAGCAAGCTATTATTCCTATGATCTTGGTTATGTCAcgtaataaaaactatttacacc GTATGACTTGTCTTTTTTGCTTAAATATGCTCGCTGAGGTTTGTGGAACAGATATCACAACCAAATTGTTGCTACCCACAGTACTTCTATTGGCAGCAGATCCAGTAGCCAATGTTCGATTTAATGTTGCAAAAACACTACAGAAAATTTCACCTTTCCTTGAAGCTAGTGTTATTGACTCACAGGTGAAACCCACACTTGAGAAGCTAAATGTCGATCCAGATGTCGACGTAAAACATTTTGCGTCAGAAGCGATTGCGGGTATCGCAGCAG ccgAAGTAAAAAATGGCaaggaataa
- the Pp2A-29B gene encoding serine/threonine-protein phosphatase PP2A 65 kDa regulatory subunit isoform X1, whose protein sequence is MAASDKSVDDSLYPIAVLIDELKNEDVQLRLNSIKKLSTIALALGEERTRSELIPFLTETIYDEDEVLLALADQLGNFTSLVGGPEYAMYLIPPLESLATVEETVVRDKAVESLRTVAAEHSAQDLEIHVVPTLQRLVSGDWFTSRTSACGLFSVCYPRVTQPVKAELRANFRKLCQDETPMVRRAAASKLGEFAKVVEIEYLKSDLIPNFVQLAQDDQDSVRLLAVEACVSIAQLLPQEDVEHLVLPTLRQCASDSSWRVRYMVAEKFVDLQKAVGPEITRVDLVPAFQYLLKDAEAEVRAAVATKVKDFCANLDKTNQVQIIMNSILPYVRDLVSDPNPHVKSALASVIMGLSPMLGAYNTVEHLLPLFLIQLKDECPEVRLNIISNLDCVNDVIGIQQLSQSLLPAIVELAEDSKWRVRLAIIEYMPALAGQLGQEFFDQKLRGLCMGWLNDHVYAIREAATLNMKKLVEQFGAQWAEQAIIPMILVMSRNKNYLHRMTCLFCLNMLAEVCGTDITTKLLLPTVLLLAADPVANVRFNVAKTLQKISPFLEASVIDSQVKPTLEKLNVDPDVDVKHFASEAIAGIAAEMELDIFRSVIPPVEGKVNSAALMAKLAVQPPTERTVEEDAFNSEVKNGKE, encoded by the exons ATGGCAGCAAGCGACAAATCTGTCGATGACTCCCTCTACCCGATCGCTGTATTAATCGATGAGTTGAAAAATGAGGATGTGCAG TTACGTTTGAACTCGATTAAAAAACTGTCGACAATTGCTCTTGCGCTGGGCGAAGAACGTACACGTTCTGAACTAATTCCGTTTTTGACCGAAACAATCTATGACGAAGATGAAGTACTTTTGGCACTGGCTGATCAACTCGGCAATTTTACAA gcTTGGTGGGTGGACCAGAATATGCCATGTATTTAATACCACCTTTGGAGAGTTTAGCAACAGTTGAAGAAACTGTGGTGCGTGACAAAGCTGTAGAATCATTGCGTACAGTGGCAGCAGAGCATAGTGCCCAAGATTTGGAAATACACGTTGTACCAACATTGCAACGTTTGGTCTCAGGTGATTGGTTCACTTCACGTACATCAGCCTGTGGACTCTTCTCTGTATGTTATCCAAGAGTTACTCAACCCGTAAAAGCAGAATTACGTGCAAACTTCCGTAAGTTGTGTCAAGACGAAACTCCGATGGTACGCAGAGCTGCAGCTAGCAAATTAGGAGAATTTGCAAAAGTCGTTGAAATTGAATATCTGAAATCAGATTTAATACCGAATTTTGTGCAATTAGCCCAAGATGATCAG GATTCTGTACGTTTGTTGGCCGTAGAAGCCTGTGTTAGCATTGCCCAATTGCTACCTCAAGAAGATGTTGAGCac TTAGTTCTACCGACTCTACGCCAATGTGCCAGCGATTCATCTTGGCGGGTTCGATATATGGTGGCAGAAAAGTTTGTAGATTTACAAAAGGCTGTTGGGCCAGAAATTACACGTGTTGACTTGGTGCCCGCTTTTCAG TATTTACTGAAGGATGCAGAAGCTGAAGTCCGTGCTGCAGTTGCTACAAAAGTTAAGGATTTCTGCGCTAATCTTGATAAAACCAACCAAGTCCAGATTATCATGAATTCAATATTGCCATATGTGCGCGATTTGGTGTCAGATCCCAATCCTCATGTAAAATCTGCTTTGGCGTCAGTTATTATGGGATTAAGTCCTATGTTGGGGGCGTACAACACTGTCGAGCATCTTTTGCCCTTATTCCTTATACAACTTAAAGATGAATGCCCAGAGGTtcgtttaaatataatatcCAACTTGGATTGTGTAAATGACGTCATCGGTATTCAACAACTGTCACAG TCGCTATTGCCAGCTATTGTTGAATTAGCTGAAGATTCAAAATGGCGAGTACGTTTGGCAATTATTGAATATATGCCCGCATTAGCCGGTCAATTAGGGCAAGAATTCTTCGATCAAAAGCTTCGTGGCTTATGTATGGGTTGGTTAAATGATCATGTGTACGCCATTCGAGAAGCAGCAACTTTGAATATGAAGAAGTTAGTTGAACAGTTTGGTGCCCAATGGGCTGAGCAAGCTATTATTCCTATGATCTTGGTTATGTCAcgtaataaaaactatttacacc GTATGACTTGTCTTTTTTGCTTAAATATGCTCGCTGAGGTTTGTGGAACAGATATCACAACCAAATTGTTGCTACCCACAGTACTTCTATTGGCAGCAGATCCAGTAGCCAATGTTCGATTTAATGTTGCAAAAACACTACAGAAAATTTCACCTTTCCTTGAAGCTAGTGTTATTGACTCACAGGTGAAACCCACACTTGAGAAGCTAAATGTCGATCCAGATGTCGACGTAAAACATTTTGCGTCAGAAGCGATTGCGGGTATCGCAGCAG AAATGGAATTAGACATATTTAGAAGTGTTATTCCACCAGTTGAGGGTAAAGTGAATTCTGCAGCCTTAATGGCTAAATTGGCTGTCCAGCCGCCAACAGAGCGTACCGTAGAGGAAGATGCATTTAATT ccgAAGTAAAAAATGGCaaggaataa
- the CSN8 gene encoding COP9 signalosome complex subunit 8 gives MQENKYSDLMQKIELEELSTNIDVDSYIQLLAIYLYQDKIADAKFLWKRMPQALKKDNIVLERLNLVMCALIANNATDFFRQVDYPWSGNIKHIMQDLFERMRRDVLTLVGQAYISIFEYELMQLTHLSRDELKKTCHALDWKYENEDQKAVIIPRKAAPNTEFTASSEDLLLKLTDFVSFLEN, from the exons ATGcaggaaaataaatatagtgaTTTAATGCAGAAAATAGAATTAGAGGAATTAAGT aCAAACATCGACGTGGATTCTTATATTCAACTGCTGGCCATTTATCTCTATCAGGACAAAAT agcTGATGCGAAATTTTTATGGAAAAGAATGCCACAAGCTTTAAAAAAAGACAATATCGTATTAGAAAGATTGAATTTGGTCATGTGCGCTCTAATCGCTAACAATGCCACTGATTTTTTCAGACAAGTGGATTACCCTTGGTCAGGAAATATTAAGCATATAATGCAGGATCTTTTTG aGCGAATGCGAAGGGATGTACTAACATTGGTTGGTCAAgcttatatatctattttcgAATATGAGCTGATGCAACTTACGCATTTATCTCgagatgaattaaaaaaaacctgCCATGCATTGGACtggaaatatgaaaatgaagatCAAAAGGCAGTAATTATTCCGAGAAAAGCAGCGCCAAATACTGAATTCACAGCAAGTTCGGaagatttgttattaaaattaacagactttgtttcatttttggaaaattaa
- the Pp2A-29B gene encoding serine/threonine-protein phosphatase PP2A 65 kDa regulatory subunit isoform X2: MAASDKSVDDSLYPIAVLIDELKNEDVQLRLNSIKKLSTIALALGEERTRSELIPFLTETIYDEDEVLLALADQLGNFTSLVGGPEYAMYLIPPLESLATVEETVVRDKAVESLRTVAAEHSAQDLEIHVVPTLQRLVSGDWFTSRTSACGLFSVCYPRVTQPVKAELRANFRKLCQDETPMVRRAAASKLGEFAKVVEIEYLKSDLIPNFVQLAQDDQDSVRLLAVEACVSIAQLLPQEDVEHLVLPTLRQCASDSSWRVRYMVAEKFVDLQKAVGPEITRVDLVPAFQYLLKDAEAEVRAAVATKVKDFCANLDKTNQVQIIMNSILPYVRDLVSDPNPHVKSALASVIMGLSPMLGAYNTVEHLLPLFLIQLKDECPEVRLNIISNLDCVNDVIGIQQLSQSLLPAIVELAEDSKWRVRLAIIEYMPALAGQLGQEFFDQKLRGLCMGWLNDHVYAIREAATLNMKKLVEQFGAQWAEQAIIPMILVMSRNKNYLHRMTCLFCLNMLAEVCGTDITTKLLLPTVLLLAADPVANVRFNVAKTLQKISPFLEASVIDSQVKPTLEKLNVDPDVDVKHFASEAIAGIAAEMELDIFRSVIPPVEGKVNSAALMAKLAVQPPTERTVEEDAFNS, translated from the exons ATGGCAGCAAGCGACAAATCTGTCGATGACTCCCTCTACCCGATCGCTGTATTAATCGATGAGTTGAAAAATGAGGATGTGCAG TTACGTTTGAACTCGATTAAAAAACTGTCGACAATTGCTCTTGCGCTGGGCGAAGAACGTACACGTTCTGAACTAATTCCGTTTTTGACCGAAACAATCTATGACGAAGATGAAGTACTTTTGGCACTGGCTGATCAACTCGGCAATTTTACAA gcTTGGTGGGTGGACCAGAATATGCCATGTATTTAATACCACCTTTGGAGAGTTTAGCAACAGTTGAAGAAACTGTGGTGCGTGACAAAGCTGTAGAATCATTGCGTACAGTGGCAGCAGAGCATAGTGCCCAAGATTTGGAAATACACGTTGTACCAACATTGCAACGTTTGGTCTCAGGTGATTGGTTCACTTCACGTACATCAGCCTGTGGACTCTTCTCTGTATGTTATCCAAGAGTTACTCAACCCGTAAAAGCAGAATTACGTGCAAACTTCCGTAAGTTGTGTCAAGACGAAACTCCGATGGTACGCAGAGCTGCAGCTAGCAAATTAGGAGAATTTGCAAAAGTCGTTGAAATTGAATATCTGAAATCAGATTTAATACCGAATTTTGTGCAATTAGCCCAAGATGATCAG GATTCTGTACGTTTGTTGGCCGTAGAAGCCTGTGTTAGCATTGCCCAATTGCTACCTCAAGAAGATGTTGAGCac TTAGTTCTACCGACTCTACGCCAATGTGCCAGCGATTCATCTTGGCGGGTTCGATATATGGTGGCAGAAAAGTTTGTAGATTTACAAAAGGCTGTTGGGCCAGAAATTACACGTGTTGACTTGGTGCCCGCTTTTCAG TATTTACTGAAGGATGCAGAAGCTGAAGTCCGTGCTGCAGTTGCTACAAAAGTTAAGGATTTCTGCGCTAATCTTGATAAAACCAACCAAGTCCAGATTATCATGAATTCAATATTGCCATATGTGCGCGATTTGGTGTCAGATCCCAATCCTCATGTAAAATCTGCTTTGGCGTCAGTTATTATGGGATTAAGTCCTATGTTGGGGGCGTACAACACTGTCGAGCATCTTTTGCCCTTATTCCTTATACAACTTAAAGATGAATGCCCAGAGGTtcgtttaaatataatatcCAACTTGGATTGTGTAAATGACGTCATCGGTATTCAACAACTGTCACAG TCGCTATTGCCAGCTATTGTTGAATTAGCTGAAGATTCAAAATGGCGAGTACGTTTGGCAATTATTGAATATATGCCCGCATTAGCCGGTCAATTAGGGCAAGAATTCTTCGATCAAAAGCTTCGTGGCTTATGTATGGGTTGGTTAAATGATCATGTGTACGCCATTCGAGAAGCAGCAACTTTGAATATGAAGAAGTTAGTTGAACAGTTTGGTGCCCAATGGGCTGAGCAAGCTATTATTCCTATGATCTTGGTTATGTCAcgtaataaaaactatttacacc GTATGACTTGTCTTTTTTGCTTAAATATGCTCGCTGAGGTTTGTGGAACAGATATCACAACCAAATTGTTGCTACCCACAGTACTTCTATTGGCAGCAGATCCAGTAGCCAATGTTCGATTTAATGTTGCAAAAACACTACAGAAAATTTCACCTTTCCTTGAAGCTAGTGTTATTGACTCACAGGTGAAACCCACACTTGAGAAGCTAAATGTCGATCCAGATGTCGACGTAAAACATTTTGCGTCAGAAGCGATTGCGGGTATCGCAGCAG AAATGGAATTAGACATATTTAGAAGTGTTATTCCACCAGTTGAGGGTAAAGTGAATTCTGCAGCCTTAATGGCTAAATTGGCTGTCCAGCCGCCAACAGAGCGTACCGTAGAGGAAGATGCATTTAATT CGTAA